Proteins from a genomic interval of Pseudomonas asplenii:
- a CDS encoding MotA/TolQ/ExbB proton channel family protein, with translation MQEMGLAYAWQTADMVSKTIAFVLLIMSVLSWGVMIIKAGQLIKLRSMTRRAVTSFWRAESFEEGVKQLNTGPGNPFVHLAQAGVAANTHQQQQSSQLNSRFDLSDWLARCLKDVVEEHLSRLQMGLAVLASIGSTAPFVGLFGTVWGIYHALKVIGTSGDASLAQVAGPVGESLIMTAFGLFVAIPAVLGYNAIARRNKSVSHALGRFAHDLHAYFLTGARVSIAGNAAQPVAVPSDKCSDTLVERARA, from the coding sequence ATGCAAGAAATGGGATTGGCCTACGCTTGGCAAACAGCGGATATGGTGTCGAAAACCATCGCTTTCGTACTGCTGATCATGTCAGTACTGAGCTGGGGAGTGATGATCATCAAGGCTGGGCAGTTGATCAAGCTACGCAGCATGACGCGCCGCGCGGTGACATCGTTCTGGCGCGCCGAAAGCTTCGAAGAGGGTGTAAAGCAGCTCAATACCGGCCCCGGCAATCCCTTCGTCCATCTGGCCCAGGCCGGTGTTGCCGCTAATACTCACCAGCAGCAACAGAGCTCCCAGTTGAACAGCCGGTTCGACCTGAGTGACTGGTTGGCACGCTGCCTCAAGGATGTGGTGGAGGAGCATTTGTCGCGCTTGCAAATGGGCTTGGCAGTGCTGGCGTCGATTGGCAGCACCGCACCGTTCGTGGGGCTTTTTGGTACCGTGTGGGGTATTTACCACGCGCTCAAAGTGATAGGAACGTCGGGCGATGCATCCTTGGCCCAGGTCGCCGGTCCTGTGGGCGAATCGCTGATCATGACGGCATTCGGTCTGTTCGTGGCCATCCCGGCCGTGCTGGGTTACAACGCGATTGCGCGTCGCAACAAAAGCGTCAGTCATGCGCTGGGGCGGTTCGCTCACGACCTGCACGCCTACTTCCTCACCGGCGCCCGCGTCAGCATTGCCGGCAATGCGGCACAGCCTGTCGCAGTACCTTCCGACAAGTGCTCGGACACTCTCGTCGAGAGGGCACGGGCATGA
- a CDS encoding ExbD/TolR family protein: protein MGGSQFDADDVMSDINMTPLIDVMLVLLIIFIITLPVINHAVKLELPKADSHAMEKQPDAIDVSITADGQVLWNKEAVDDEQLKQRIAVAAVQDPVPNVRLFADKAVRYERVATVLSAAQGGGLSKIDFVTEAKPATP, encoded by the coding sequence ATGGGTGGCTCACAGTTCGATGCCGACGACGTGATGTCCGATATCAACATGACGCCGTTGATCGACGTCATGCTGGTGTTGTTGATCATCTTCATCATCACCCTTCCAGTCATCAACCACGCGGTGAAACTTGAGCTGCCCAAAGCCGACAGCCACGCGATGGAAAAGCAGCCAGATGCGATCGATGTATCGATCACCGCCGACGGCCAGGTGCTGTGGAACAAGGAAGCGGTGGATGATGAGCAACTCAAACAACGTATCGCCGTGGCTGCGGTGCAGGACCCCGTGCCCAATGTTCGCCTGTTCGCCGACAAGGCAGTGCGCTACGAGCGGGTCGCCACCGTGTTATCCGCAGCACAAGGTGGCGGCCTGAGCAAAATCGACTTCGTGACTGAAGCCAAACCCGCAACTCCCTGA
- a CDS encoding ABC transporter ATP-binding protein/permease — protein sequence MTSAVKTTARPSLAQLLLPYWVSQDRYWAWGLLATNLAINFGSVYVSLAAMRVVAKTTDALVARDWPTLWGALGLGLALGGTMVFLAIINYAVQDYLRIRWRTWMTHGFIHQWTADQRFYGIERDGLLGNADQRLAEDIDVFVQRALSLSVGTLTAVVNAFTFGAVLWSLSGTVEFDLAGTHYAIPGYLLYAALLYSLLGMLIAQWMGKPLIALNARKQTVEADFRALGMNLRENAEQIAFYRGGPQEGRRMMGQFREIQLNFVALVIRTSKLLVTNVTYFHVGSLVPTVLSMPRYLSGAASLGDITQVTASFERVHSSLNYFISCYVDFSIWLASANRLRDFKAALDKLQFNRTGIVFKHSSEAVLTASPLALEAPTGELLSHVAAIRIEPGQRWLIKGASGSGKSTLMRALSGLWPHGNGDITLPGSQATTLFVPQKSYIPEGSLKAALCYPDAEARFTTEQCSQALLDVGLTERAGSLSVCDDWQKVLSGGEQQRLAIARVLLQQPQFVFFDEATSGLDIASEHALYQVVFARLPNSAIISISHNRQLDSYYPYQLNLTCARHGVPA from the coding sequence ATGACCAGTGCCGTAAAAACCACTGCCAGGCCCTCGCTCGCCCAGCTTTTGCTGCCCTACTGGGTTTCGCAAGACCGGTATTGGGCATGGGGGCTCTTGGCGACCAATCTTGCGATCAACTTCGGTTCGGTCTACGTGTCTCTTGCGGCAATGCGGGTTGTGGCAAAAACCACGGATGCACTGGTCGCGCGCGATTGGCCTACGTTGTGGGGGGCGCTGGGATTGGGGCTGGCGCTGGGGGGGACAATGGTGTTTCTGGCCATCATCAATTATGCCGTGCAGGATTACTTGCGCATTCGCTGGCGAACCTGGATGACCCACGGCTTTATCCATCAGTGGACCGCTGACCAGCGGTTTTATGGAATAGAGCGCGACGGGCTGCTGGGCAATGCTGACCAGCGCTTGGCCGAAGACATTGATGTGTTCGTACAGCGCGCGCTGTCCTTGAGCGTAGGGACACTGACAGCGGTAGTGAATGCTTTCACATTCGGTGCGGTCTTGTGGTCACTGTCCGGTACTGTCGAGTTCGACCTGGCCGGAACCCACTACGCGATTCCAGGTTATCTACTCTACGCCGCGCTCCTGTATTCACTGCTGGGTATGCTGATCGCGCAATGGATGGGCAAGCCGTTGATTGCCCTCAATGCACGCAAGCAGACAGTCGAGGCGGACTTCCGAGCGCTGGGCATGAACCTGCGCGAAAACGCTGAGCAAATCGCATTTTATCGCGGTGGGCCCCAAGAGGGACGCCGCATGATGGGACAGTTCCGAGAGATACAGCTCAACTTTGTCGCGCTGGTGATCCGCACCTCCAAGCTATTGGTCACTAACGTGACCTACTTTCACGTCGGGAGCCTGGTTCCCACCGTATTGTCGATGCCGCGTTACTTGTCAGGTGCTGCCTCGCTGGGGGACATCACTCAGGTTACCGCGTCTTTCGAACGCGTTCATTCCTCGCTGAACTACTTCATCTCCTGCTATGTCGATTTCAGCATCTGGTTGGCCTCTGCCAACCGCTTGCGTGACTTCAAGGCGGCGCTGGACAAACTGCAATTCAACCGCACCGGTATCGTGTTTAAACATTCAAGCGAGGCGGTATTGACTGCCTCGCCCCTGGCGCTCGAGGCACCCACTGGCGAACTGCTGAGCCATGTGGCCGCCATCCGCATAGAGCCAGGCCAGCGATGGTTGATCAAAGGGGCCTCCGGTTCCGGCAAAAGCACGTTGATGCGTGCGCTGTCCGGGTTGTGGCCCCATGGCAACGGCGACATCACACTGCCTGGATCTCAGGCCACCACGCTGTTCGTCCCGCAAAAAAGCTACATTCCAGAGGGCAGCTTGAAAGCCGCACTGTGCTACCCGGATGCTGAGGCCCGGTTCACCACGGAGCAATGCAGCCAGGCGCTCCTCGATGTCGGCTTGACCGAGCGGGCGGGGTCGTTAAGCGTATGTGACGACTGGCAGAAAGTGCTCTCTGGCGGTGAGCAGCAGCGCCTGGCCATTGCGCGAGTGTTATTGCAACAACCGCAATTCGTCTTTTTTGACGAGGCCACCAGCGGGCTGGATATAGCCAGCGAGCACGCGCTGTATCAGGTAGTGTTCGCCCGCCTGCCCAACAGCGCGATTATCAGCATCAGTCATAACCGGCAACTCGACTCTTACTACCCCTATCAACTGAACCTCACCTGCGCGCGGCATGGGGTGCCGGCATGA
- a CDS encoding ABC transporter ATP-binding protein/permease — MGFWVSEEKWLAYLLFAVCVSITLGGVYVAVWANKAGGSLVDALVARNWATLFPVLVLNFLLALATPVLMIIGSVFRQLLELRWRTWLTRHYVERWTQANHFFELEREGMLGNADQRIAQDVAQFVDITLNNILNIIQVVVSAVSFGVVLWGLSGELSFSVFGLALAIPGYLLLAAFAYTFGQLAVVHWAGKSLIGLNNHKQTVEAEFRFLAMRLRENAEQIAFYRGAETEGQRLSGAFMRVRSNWVAIIRRTCRLMFARDAYSEAFSLLPLLLAVPRYMSGDISLGDVARIRGGLGGPAGGAFGAMTGVLSLFVQIYPTFTLWLALVNRLRDFSWAINKLDAKPNGFKLQRGGYRLICRDVHLLKPLGQPLLRLRSLEISQGQRWLIKGASGRGKSTLLRAIAGLWPHGSGLIRTPSHWQVMFVPQRSYTPTGTLKAALCYPAEAAQFSDAQCEQALRDCRLPQCAGLLHEEAAWHRKLSGGEQQRLAFARLLLQRPNLVFLDEATSALDAETEIAVYRHVLAQLPATTIVSISHRPALDSLHEHVLDLDASPPFSFNHPQREGASGYSF; from the coding sequence ATGGGGTTCTGGGTTTCAGAAGAGAAGTGGCTGGCCTACCTGTTGTTCGCCGTGTGCGTGAGCATTACCTTGGGCGGGGTGTATGTCGCCGTGTGGGCTAACAAAGCCGGTGGCAGCCTGGTCGATGCGCTGGTTGCACGGAACTGGGCAACGCTGTTTCCCGTGTTGGTGCTCAACTTTTTGTTGGCCTTGGCCACACCGGTATTGATGATCATCGGCTCGGTCTTCCGCCAGCTACTGGAGTTGCGTTGGCGGACTTGGCTGACCCGTCACTATGTAGAACGCTGGACGCAGGCCAACCATTTTTTCGAGCTTGAACGCGAGGGCATGCTGGGCAATGCCGATCAGCGTATCGCTCAGGATGTGGCCCAGTTCGTCGACATTACCCTCAACAATATTCTCAACATCATTCAAGTCGTGGTCAGCGCCGTGTCCTTCGGGGTGGTGCTCTGGGGACTTTCAGGTGAGTTGTCGTTCAGTGTATTCGGGCTGGCCTTGGCCATTCCCGGATACCTGCTATTGGCTGCTTTCGCATACACCTTTGGCCAACTGGCTGTGGTGCATTGGGCGGGCAAGTCGCTGATAGGCCTCAATAACCACAAGCAGACGGTTGAAGCCGAGTTTCGTTTCCTGGCAATGCGCTTGCGCGAAAACGCCGAGCAGATCGCTTTCTATCGTGGCGCAGAAACAGAAGGGCAGCGGCTATCGGGCGCATTCATGCGCGTGCGTAGCAACTGGGTGGCGATCATCAGGCGGACCTGCAGGCTGATGTTCGCCCGTGACGCCTATTCCGAGGCATTCTCGCTGCTGCCTCTATTGCTTGCGGTACCGCGCTACATGAGCGGGGATATCAGCCTTGGCGACGTTGCGCGCATTCGAGGTGGTCTCGGCGGCCCTGCCGGCGGTGCGTTCGGCGCGATGACCGGCGTATTGAGCCTGTTCGTGCAGATATACCCGACCTTTACCCTGTGGTTGGCGCTGGTTAACCGGCTGCGGGACTTCAGCTGGGCAATTAACAAACTCGATGCGAAACCCAATGGCTTCAAGCTGCAGCGGGGCGGCTATCGATTGATTTGTCGCGATGTGCACCTGCTCAAACCTTTGGGCCAACCCTTGCTGCGGCTCAGGTCGCTCGAGATCAGCCAGGGTCAGCGCTGGCTGATCAAGGGCGCTTCCGGGCGCGGCAAAAGCACCCTGCTGCGCGCTATCGCCGGCCTGTGGCCACATGGCAGCGGGCTGATACGGACGCCGAGCCATTGGCAGGTGATGTTCGTTCCCCAGCGCAGCTATACGCCTACCGGCACGCTCAAGGCTGCACTCTGTTACCCCGCCGAAGCGGCTCAGTTCAGTGACGCGCAGTGCGAGCAGGCACTGCGAGATTGTCGGCTGCCGCAATGCGCAGGGCTGCTACATGAAGAAGCTGCGTGGCACCGCAAGTTGTCCGGAGGTGAACAGCAGCGGCTGGCGTTTGCCCGGTTGCTACTGCAACGCCCGAACCTTGTGTTCCTCGATGAGGCCACCAGTGCGCTGGACGCTGAGACCGAAATCGCAGTTTACCGCCATGTGCTTGCTCAGTTGCCGGCCACCACGATCGTCAGTATCAGCCACAGACCCGCCCTGGACAGCCTGCACGAGCACGTACTCGATCTGGACGCGTCACCGCCGTTCTCATTCAACCATCCGCAGCGTGAAGGCGCTTCTGGATATTCTTTCTGA
- a CDS encoding TldD/PmbA family protein produces MDHQFAYTEEQLAEVAHDLIAQAHAAGASDVKVSLSEMAGLSVEVMGGRVNTRSQHAKSGLSLTVFRGDRQGTTHSTDFSAGNLQRMVGKALDIARYTNEDRHAGLVDGDGLSRFYADLKLDNPWDLSIDEALEHAHRVEAGIRAVGRDVRSDGASVSTSRSQFQLVTSRGFCRTATRTDHNISARVIANRDGQNKPDAWTDYQVAPHRLQAPEATGERAARSALEALGGCSISSRSCPVLFAPKAAHSLTQHFFQAVNGGELSRGSSFLRGSLGQVIFAEHIDVLEDPFLVGGAASACFDTDGVVGQRRAVVKHGMVSGYFLNAYSARRLGMVSTGNAQGAHNLTLKSRLTRPEDDLPAMLRKLHTGLLVTHLMGDGVRLASGDYSRAAQGFWVENGQIQFPVEQITIAGHLREMFAGIVAVGSDTLTLGNISSGSVLIDQLRIGGQ; encoded by the coding sequence ATGGATCATCAGTTCGCTTATACCGAGGAACAACTGGCAGAAGTGGCTCATGACTTGATCGCGCAGGCCCATGCGGCGGGTGCAAGCGATGTGAAGGTCTCGCTCTCGGAGATGGCCGGTCTGAGCGTCGAGGTCATGGGCGGCCGTGTGAACACGCGCTCGCAACATGCCAAGAGCGGGCTTTCTCTCACGGTTTTTCGCGGTGATCGGCAAGGCACCACGCATTCCACCGATTTCAGCGCGGGCAACCTGCAGCGCATGGTGGGTAAAGCGCTGGATATCGCCCGTTACACCAATGAGGACCGACACGCGGGGTTGGTGGATGGCGACGGGCTTAGCCGTTTTTACGCAGACCTCAAGCTCGACAACCCCTGGGACCTGAGTATCGATGAGGCGCTTGAACATGCCCATCGCGTCGAGGCCGGCATACGGGCGGTAGGCCGTGACGTGCGCAGTGACGGAGCCAGTGTGAGCACTTCGCGCTCGCAATTCCAGCTGGTCACGTCACGAGGATTTTGCCGGACGGCGACACGTACCGACCACAACATTTCCGCGAGGGTAATTGCCAATCGTGACGGGCAAAACAAGCCGGACGCCTGGACTGATTATCAAGTTGCACCGCACCGCCTCCAGGCGCCGGAGGCAACGGGTGAGCGCGCTGCGCGATCTGCGCTTGAAGCCTTGGGCGGCTGCTCGATCAGTTCGCGCAGTTGTCCGGTGCTGTTCGCACCCAAAGCTGCCCATAGCCTCACTCAGCATTTTTTTCAGGCGGTAAACGGGGGCGAACTGTCGCGCGGTTCGAGCTTTCTACGTGGCAGCCTTGGCCAAGTGATTTTTGCCGAGCACATTGACGTGCTTGAGGACCCCTTCCTTGTCGGTGGCGCGGCCAGCGCCTGTTTCGACACCGATGGCGTAGTCGGGCAGCGTCGTGCCGTGGTCAAGCATGGCATGGTCAGCGGCTATTTTCTCAATGCCTACAGTGCCCGACGCCTGGGTATGGTCAGCACCGGCAATGCGCAGGGGGCGCACAATCTTACCCTCAAAAGCCGGCTGACGCGTCCCGAGGACGACCTGCCAGCCATGCTGCGCAAGCTGCATACAGGGCTTCTGGTCACCCACCTCATGGGCGATGGCGTACGCCTGGCCTCCGGTGATTATTCGCGCGCGGCCCAAGGCTTCTGGGTTGAAAACGGCCAGATACAGTTTCCGGTCGAGCAAATCACCATTGCCGGGCATCTGCGCGAGATGTTCGCCGGCATCGTCGCGGTGGGAAGCGACACCCTGACCCTGGGCAATATCAGCAGTGGCTCGGTCCTGATCGACCAACTGCGAATCGGCGGCCAATAA
- the trxA gene encoding thioredoxin — translation MSELIQDLSLATFDAQVTDSDLPVLVDFWAPWCGPCKMLAPVIDQLAEEYDGRLKVMKCNMDEVNAQDPEAGKARFQVAGIPALVIYRNGKEVTRAVGVQSRLRLRGFIDKAIAADAD, via the coding sequence ATGAGCGAATTGATTCAAGACCTGTCCCTAGCGACTTTCGATGCACAGGTGACTGATTCCGACCTGCCAGTGCTGGTGGATTTCTGGGCGCCCTGGTGCGGCCCGTGCAAGATGCTCGCGCCGGTCATCGACCAGTTGGCCGAAGAGTATGACGGCCGACTCAAGGTCATGAAATGCAATATGGACGAAGTCAACGCCCAGGACCCGGAGGCCGGCAAGGCACGTTTCCAGGTGGCGGGTATTCCCGCCCTGGTGATTTACCGGAACGGCAAAGAGGTTACGCGGGCTGTCGGTGTGCAGTCGCGACTGCGGCTGCGCGGTTTTATCGATAAGGCGATTGCGGCCGACGCCGACTGA
- the tldD gene encoding metalloprotease TldD, producing MNAPHTHINNLQAARQLLLEPYGLDERKLARALDDVMAHQVDFADLYLQSVKRERWSIEDGLIKSGSFSVDQGFGLRALDQDQSAFAYSQQINERFLMEAARAVRTIAPPGGKPIQVNLQTTAPQAQYANVDPIDSVGTDAKVAILKNIDRMARAMDPRVVNVFAMIEVEQQTVMVMRHDGRLAADVRPLVIVQMNVMVANGKQREMASTGLGGRYALETLDEASIGEELRKLVDGALLNLDAIPSPSGSMPVVLGPGWTGILLHEAMGHGFEGDFNRLGTSAYSGRMGERVAPKGVNVVDDGSLVGHRGSLNIDDEGEAGQCTPLIEDGILCGYMHDSLSARLMNMAPTGNGRRQSYAHLPMPRMTNTFMRNGELVPEEIIASVKRGLYLATPGSGQVDIVSGQFTFQSALAYLIEDGRLVAPVRGATLTGNGPQTLSQISMVGNDLALDPGMAVCGKKGQSVPVSVGQPTLKIDNLIVGGTA from the coding sequence ATGAACGCACCTCATACTCACATAAATAATCTGCAGGCCGCCAGGCAGCTGCTGCTCGAGCCCTATGGGCTGGACGAGCGCAAGCTGGCGCGCGCCCTGGACGATGTCATGGCGCACCAGGTCGACTTTGCGGATTTGTATTTGCAGTCGGTCAAGCGAGAGCGCTGGTCTATCGAAGACGGGCTGATCAAGTCTGGTTCGTTCAGTGTCGATCAGGGCTTTGGCCTGCGGGCGCTTGATCAGGACCAAAGTGCCTTTGCCTACTCCCAGCAGATCAATGAGCGGTTCCTCATGGAGGCTGCACGTGCAGTGCGCACCATAGCGCCCCCCGGGGGGAAGCCGATTCAGGTCAACCTTCAGACTACGGCACCGCAGGCGCAGTATGCCAACGTTGATCCGATCGACTCTGTGGGCACCGATGCCAAGGTCGCAATCCTCAAAAACATCGACCGCATGGCCCGGGCCATGGACCCTCGGGTAGTCAACGTCTTCGCCATGATCGAGGTAGAGCAACAGACCGTCATGGTCATGCGCCACGATGGACGCCTGGCTGCCGATGTGCGACCGCTGGTCATCGTGCAAATGAACGTGATGGTCGCCAACGGCAAGCAACGCGAAATGGCCAGTACCGGTCTCGGTGGGCGTTATGCGCTGGAGACGCTGGACGAAGCGAGCATAGGCGAGGAACTGCGCAAGCTGGTCGATGGCGCGTTGCTCAATCTTGATGCCATTCCCAGCCCGTCCGGCAGTATGCCGGTAGTGCTGGGGCCCGGTTGGACCGGCATTCTCCTGCATGAAGCCATGGGTCACGGGTTTGAAGGGGACTTCAATCGCCTGGGGACTTCCGCCTATAGCGGGCGCATGGGGGAGAGAGTGGCGCCCAAAGGCGTCAACGTGGTCGACGATGGCTCGCTGGTCGGCCATAGGGGCTCGCTGAATATCGACGATGAGGGCGAAGCAGGACAGTGCACGCCGCTGATCGAGGATGGGATCCTGTGCGGCTACATGCACGACAGCCTCAGCGCGCGGTTGATGAACATGGCGCCTACGGGCAACGGTCGACGCCAGTCATATGCCCATTTGCCGATGCCTCGCATGACCAACACCTTCATGCGCAATGGCGAGTTGGTGCCAGAGGAAATCATCGCTTCAGTGAAACGTGGCCTTTACCTGGCCACTCCAGGCAGCGGCCAGGTCGATATCGTCAGCGGCCAATTCACTTTCCAAAGTGCGCTGGCCTACCTGATCGAAGACGGCAGGCTGGTTGCCCCCGTGCGCGGAGCCACCCTGACAGGCAACGGTCCGCAAACGCTCAGCCAAATCAGTATGGTCGGCAATGACCTGGCGCTGGACCCGGGCATGGCGGTCTGTGGGAAAAAAGGCCAGAGCGTACCGGTCAGCGTTGGGCAACCCACGTTGAAAATTGACAATCTTATCGTCGGAGGGACGGCCTGA
- a CDS encoding enoyl-CoA hydratase/isomerase family protein, producing the protein MSLVNYRREGTLALLQLNNPPFNAFSETLLDDFARCLALYEQDGEARLAVVHGQGADFSIGALANELGSLYNSDATRPLVDAVEACAKPLMALMHGHVLGAGLELALACHWRVATATARIGVPEIHIGLPPGAGATQRLPRLIGIEPALNLLLEGTIITAEQAGDLKLVDKVLEKDWLSDFKAIAEWAAMLGAPQQTRNRSDLLAQTPEGFFSEFRAAKPAEFFVYKGKAAILQAMEAIDPDEFDKGYELEERLYLEVEQSGQKTALMNSFMHDEAAAWRMTGRPDEHAPSIGAVTLTGAQLPLGCKQSVDGLQVSWIKPHEMRAQTLTALEAADVWLDFTEEPQANRLETFTRYCAAMKPGAVIVYAIREGESFDLRQLPEQIQGHALLPAFVYGTGPKSILQFWARESNQSSHVQLAVHGGRAVGLACMHSSGQWMLGPEMKAGWTTDFDSLLLQGVSSESIMRVCQSFGLSLEALQWSPQGSRQTTELDCSLDDKDVLDAILCSIANQGCYQLGAGLAMNPADIDMLITRGYGYPPYQSGPMARWAQSVLALHDNLVKLQAQFGESWKPAPMLKRLASGLRGVS; encoded by the coding sequence ATGTCTCTGGTCAACTACCGGCGCGAAGGCACACTCGCGCTGCTGCAACTGAATAACCCGCCTTTCAACGCCTTCAGCGAAACCTTGCTGGATGATTTCGCTCGCTGCCTGGCACTTTATGAGCAGGACGGTGAGGCGCGACTGGCCGTCGTCCATGGACAAGGTGCGGATTTCTCGATCGGAGCCTTGGCCAACGAATTGGGCTCGTTGTACAACAGCGACGCAACCAGGCCGCTGGTGGACGCGGTGGAGGCCTGCGCAAAACCGCTCATGGCCCTGATGCACGGTCATGTACTGGGGGCGGGGCTGGAACTCGCGCTGGCGTGCCATTGGCGCGTGGCAACGGCGACCGCTCGAATCGGGGTTCCGGAAATCCACATAGGTCTGCCACCGGGAGCCGGCGCTACACAGCGCTTGCCACGGCTGATCGGGATTGAGCCAGCCTTGAATCTGTTGCTGGAGGGCACAATCATCACCGCCGAGCAGGCCGGAGACCTCAAGCTGGTCGATAAGGTTCTGGAAAAGGATTGGTTGAGTGACTTCAAAGCGATCGCAGAATGGGCCGCGATGCTCGGAGCGCCTCAACAGACCCGCAACCGCAGTGATCTGCTCGCGCAAACGCCGGAGGGCTTCTTCAGCGAATTCCGAGCCGCCAAACCCGCAGAATTCTTTGTATACAAAGGCAAGGCCGCCATATTGCAGGCGATGGAAGCTATCGACCCGGATGAGTTTGACAAGGGCTATGAGCTGGAGGAACGCCTTTACCTGGAGGTTGAGCAATCTGGCCAGAAGACGGCCTTGATGAACAGCTTCATGCACGACGAAGCTGCGGCGTGGCGTATGACAGGACGGCCCGACGAGCATGCGCCATCGATAGGCGCAGTGACGTTGACAGGAGCGCAGCTTCCGCTCGGCTGCAAGCAGAGTGTCGATGGATTGCAGGTGAGCTGGATCAAGCCTCATGAAATGCGCGCCCAGACATTGACCGCTCTGGAGGCAGCAGATGTATGGCTGGACTTCACCGAGGAGCCACAGGCAAATCGGTTGGAGACCTTCACCCGCTATTGTGCGGCCATGAAGCCGGGCGCGGTGATTGTTTATGCGATTCGCGAAGGGGAGAGCTTTGACCTGCGTCAGCTCCCCGAGCAGATACAAGGGCATGCGTTGTTGCCTGCTTTTGTCTATGGCACAGGCCCCAAGTCAATCCTGCAGTTCTGGGCTCGCGAGTCGAATCAATCCAGTCACGTCCAGTTGGCCGTGCATGGTGGGCGCGCCGTAGGGCTGGCGTGCATGCATTCATCTGGACAGTGGATGTTGGGGCCAGAAATGAAGGCGGGTTGGACAACCGACTTCGATAGCCTCCTGCTCCAGGGGGTAAGCTCGGAATCCATCATGCGAGTGTGCCAAAGCTTCGGTCTGTCGCTGGAGGCCCTGCAATGGTCGCCGCAGGGCTCCCGCCAAACCACCGAGCTCGATTGCTCACTCGACGATAAAGACGTGCTCGACGCCATTCTCTGCTCTATTGCCAATCAGGGCTGTTACCAGTTGGGCGCAGGGCTGGCGATGAATCCTGCGGATATCGATATGCTGATCACCCGCGGCTATGGCTACCCACCTTACCAGTCTGGCCCCATGGCGCGCTGGGCGCAAAGCGTGCTGGCGCTGCATGACAACCTGGTGAAGTTGCAGGCGCAGTTTGGTGAAAGCTGGAAACCCGCGCCCATGCTTAAACGTTTGGCTAGCGGATTACGGGGCGTTTCCTGA
- a CDS encoding DUF2891 domain-containing protein, which produces MNFTLNTKPSFLMDNLQFEHIVSATLLHVRQEFPHSQSRVFESAEDLQTPSSVHPIFYGSFDWHSCVHSHWLLLHALERAPQGLQARQIEQHFNSHFTSPKVEAECDFFRRPAQAGFERPYGWVWLLKLVAQLKGSTLPQASQWLANLEPLAELLASRLKSYLPKLVYPIRSGQHNNTAFALLLALDYAQAFNDIEFDRLLQTLALSYFKEAVACPELEPGGEDFLSPTWQQALLMQRVLVPEEYRQWFSTSLLAPSVSASSRLFIPVQVSDRTDGRLAHLDGLNLSRAWCMTRISKSFAVGSDEHCRLTESAAQHLQASSAHLHDHYMGEHWLATFLFLALDA; this is translated from the coding sequence ATGAACTTCACCTTGAATACGAAGCCGTCATTTTTAATGGACAATCTTCAATTCGAACATATCGTTTCAGCGACTCTGCTACACGTGCGTCAGGAGTTTCCGCACTCCCAAAGCCGCGTGTTCGAGTCTGCCGAAGACCTGCAGACACCCAGTAGTGTGCACCCGATTTTCTATGGCAGTTTCGACTGGCATTCTTGTGTCCACAGTCACTGGCTGCTGCTTCATGCCTTGGAGCGAGCGCCACAAGGTCTGCAGGCGCGGCAGATTGAGCAGCATTTCAACAGCCACTTCACGAGTCCAAAGGTAGAGGCTGAGTGCGACTTCTTTCGTCGACCGGCCCAGGCAGGTTTTGAGCGCCCTTATGGATGGGTCTGGTTGCTCAAGCTCGTCGCTCAGCTCAAAGGATCGACCTTGCCCCAGGCGTCGCAGTGGCTTGCAAATCTGGAACCTCTGGCCGAGTTGCTAGCCTCGCGACTAAAGAGCTATTTGCCAAAACTTGTTTACCCGATCCGCTCCGGACAACACAACAACACGGCCTTCGCGCTCTTGCTGGCGCTCGACTATGCGCAGGCCTTCAACGACATCGAGTTTGACCGGTTACTACAGACGCTGGCTCTCTCATACTTCAAGGAGGCTGTGGCTTGCCCAGAGCTTGAGCCGGGCGGTGAGGATTTTCTATCTCCCACCTGGCAGCAGGCCCTGCTGATGCAGCGGGTTCTGGTACCCGAAGAGTACCGTCAGTGGTTCTCGACATCTCTACTCGCACCGAGCGTTTCTGCGTCCAGCAGGCTTTTCATCCCTGTCCAGGTCAGTGACCGCACTGATGGTCGCCTGGCCCATTTGGACGGGCTGAACCTCAGTCGCGCCTGGTGTATGACCCGTATCTCCAAAAGCTTTGCTGTCGGCAGTGATGAGCATTGCCGACTGACCGAGTCGGCGGCGCAGCATCTGCAGGCTAGCAGCGCGCACCTGCATGACCACTACATGGGCGAGCACTGGCTCGCTACCTTCCTGTTTTTGGCGCTTGATGCCTGA